CCAACCGCGATAGACACCGCCCCCGAACGCACGGAGGCGCAGTTCATGGGCGACATCGCCGATTTCATCAACAGTCCGAACGGGCTGAACTTCCAGAACCTGTCGCCGCCCGTGCAGATGGCCCTGATGCTCGGGCTGTCCACGCTGCTCCCCGCGGCGCTGATGACCATGACGTGCTTCACGCGCGTGGTCATCGTGCTCTCGTTCGTGCGCCAGGGGCTGGGCACTCAAAACGTGCCGCCCAACCTCGTGCTGACCGGGCTCGCGCTGTTCCTCACGCTGTTCATCATGCAGCCGACGTTCGCAGAGATCGACCAGAAGGCGTACCAACCGTATGTGCAGAAGCAAATGACCGGCCCGCAGGCGCTGAAGATCGGTAGCGACATCTACAAGCGGTTCATGCTCCAACAGACGCGGAAACAAGACCTCGCGCTCTTCCTGCACCTGTCGAAGAACACGAGCGTCGAGCACGCAGAAGACACGCCGTTCCTCACCGTGATCCCCGCGTTCCTCATCAGCGAGCTGAAGACCGCGTTCATCATGGGGTTCTGCATCTACCTGCCGTTCCTGATGGTGGACCTCGTGGTGTCCAGCATCCTGACCTCGATGGGCATGGTGATGATGCCGCC
This region of Gemmata massiliana genomic DNA includes:
- the fliP gene encoding flagellar type III secretion system pore protein FliP (The bacterial flagellar biogenesis protein FliP forms a type III secretion system (T3SS)-type pore required for flagellar assembly.); amino-acid sequence: MGDIADFINSPNGLNFQNLSPPVQMALMLGLSTLLPAALMTMTCFTRVVIVLSFVRQGLGTQNVPPNLVLTGLALFLTLFIMQPTFAEIDQKAYQPYVQKQMTGPQALKIGSDIYKRFMLQQTRKQDLALFLHLSKNTSVEHAEDTPFLTVIPAFLISELKTAFIMGFCIYLPFLMVDLVVSSILTSMGMVMMPPITISAPFKILLFVLADGWHLVSYAIALSYG